Genomic DNA from Tachyglossus aculeatus isolate mTacAcu1 chromosome 10, mTacAcu1.pri, whole genome shotgun sequence:
gggttctctgtgcctcagtttcctcatctataaaaatggggatcagataggGAGAAGataccagttttccctctcttccatAGACTGTCAGCCTCgtatggaacagggattatgtctgatttGCTCATGTtctatctgccccactgcttgacacatagtaagtgctaaatgaatatcacaattattaacttgcagaagcagcctggtctcctggaaagagcatggacctgagacctgggttctaatcccggctctgtcacttgcctgctgggtgaccttaggccagttgcaacttctctgggcctcagtttcctcatcgataaaatggggattcaattcttattctccctcccctctagattaCGAGCgctctgtggggcagggtctgggtCCGATTGAGTAGCAGAAGTGGGGATGGTGCTTCAGCCCGGCAACTTGATCTTAATTTAGTTTAATTTAATGACAATGAGAAACCAAGATCAAGCCTCAGCACAATAAGTTAGCCATCCCCACCGCCCCGAGCTCAGGAAAGACCGGGTCCCTGGCCCCTGGGCCCCTGCGAGATatgctcccccttttccctttggAGACGGAGGTGGGGGGTCTTGGGGTCTCAGGAGCTTCCATTCCGGGGTGCTGCCCTACCCAGTCTCCTGCCCCAGGATGAGGGGGGCCCTTCCCTTTGGGGTCTGAGGTCCACACCATCCCCGACCCCCCAACCTCTGGGCCCGCTCTCCCAGGCTCTATGGAAAAGGGTGAGCTCTCCCccgagtggagggggagagggaggggaaatacaGTACATTTCATCAGAGTCCACCGAAAtctttgtggggaggggtcaGGGAGGGACTCTCCAGTGGTTGGGAAGAACAGTGCAGAGAAGAGACCTCCcctccccggggtcccgggagggaggagcgtcCAGCCAGCCGGGCCGGTGGAGGTGAGGGGCGAAGGGTCACTTGCAGACGTTGACCCACTCAGTGACCCGACACTCCTCGCAGAGCACGTAGCAGCACCAGTGGAAGCGGCAGCGGCAGCGCTCGCTGCGGGTCTGGCGCAGGACGTTGTGGCCGCGGCCGCAGCAGAGGCTCCCGCAGCCGTCCATCAGGCCGCTGGTCTTGTTGCAGGCCCGGCCACCCGTGCCAGGGGACCCCAGGGCCGGCTCCCGCTCGCAGAAATCGGGCGACTTCTCAAAGTACACGAGCTCGCCGGCCAGCTGGCGGGGCCGCAGGCGAGGCCGGAAGGCCCCCGAGTTGCGGTTGTGGGCGTCGATGAAGACGGCGCGGGACAGGCGGTCCCGCAGGGCCGCACCGACTGCCCGGAACTCCGGTGCCGCCCGCCAGCAGGTCTTGAACTGGCAGCTGCCCGAAGGGCCGTGGCATTTACATTTCTGCTTCAGGTTCTCCGTCACCACCTAGAGAGAAGCgggcaggcagtaagtgctcaataaatatgattgaatgaatgaatgaatgaaaggaaagaggtGGTGAGGGGAtcgggggacaggaggggaaagTAGTAGGGGGAAGGtcgagggaggtggagaaggagatggttaataatgatggtacctggtaaacacttactatgtgccaggcactgttctaagggctgggatcaagcaaatcaggctggacacagtccctgtccctggcttcctccccattttacagatgagggaactgaagcacagagaagtgacttgccccagatcacacaacagacaagtggcagagccagaattagaactcacatccttctgattcccaggcctgtgctcttatccaccaggccacgctgcttcctgattaGCAAGGGGCCTGTAAACCATCCGTCTCAGGCTGGGGTGGCTGGGCCAGTGTTGTGGACTTggactggaagcagtgtggtcaagtggttacagcatgggcctgggaatcagaaggacctgggttctaatccagctcctcctcttgtctggtatgcgatcttgggcaagtcacttctctgtgcctcagtgatctcatctgtagaaggggattaagagtgtgagccccaagtgggacagctggtatcattaaaaaaaaaaacttggagaaGCTTgtagattgggagtcccaggaggggcagggatcatgtttaattcccacctgtgtagtttctcccagaatttagcacagtgctctgctcacagtcagagcttaataaatactaatactactggtggaagagccaggacattttagactgtgagcccactgttgggtagggactgtctctatatattgccaatttgtacttcccaagcgcttagtacagtgctctgcacatagtaagcgctcaataaatacgattgatgatgatgatgacctgggttctaatcccagctccaccactagcctgccaGGTGACTTGCACAgtgtcaagtcacttcaacttctctgggcctcagtttcctcagctgcacatggggattaaattcctgttctccctcctacttggactaggatcctcatgtgggtcaggggctgtgtctaaactgattatcttgaatctactccagtgtttagttccatgcttggcacataagcattgaacaaatacccctattatgataattattattactcctaagctccttgagagcagggatcatgtcttataattctatcatactcttccaagtgcttagtacagtgttcagtgctGAGCTGGAGCTCACTAAATAATTGAGTCATTAATTGAGTCCTGCTCCACCCTCCCTTTTCTGCCATCCACCAGGCCCTGAGGTGATTGGGTGGGGGGAAATCAGAACACTAAATTGCGGTGGGGGGGAGGTGAGAAGTGGCGTGACCTCATGGGAAGAGCACAAACCTctaaacttgggttctaatctgggcactgccacttgtctgccgtgtgattcgGGGGGAGTGACCTCTCtaggtttcagtttcttcatctgtaaaatggggattaggtacctcttctcccccccactTAGATCGCCAGTCCCGTGTTGGACAGgcttgatgatctcgtatctctccagcgcttagtacgatgatgggcacctagtaagggctaaataataataattgtggtactcgttaagtgcttactctgcgcagagttctaagcggtgccaggcactgttctaagcgctgagcactggaaacgaatgccacaattcttGTGATGGTGGTTCCAAGCACAACAGGCCCCGGTGCCCGTTGCCCCTGGCCGTACCTGTCGCCCCACGCGGTTGTTATGGATCCGCATCCTGGCCTGGATGTCCCGAGGAGTCTCTCGCGAGTCCAGGAAGTCCTGGGAAAACTTCTCCCCGAAATCCAGGTCGTGGCTGCAGCCGCCCCACTCCCAGGTGTCCtgcgggccggggcccgggccgggcagGGCCGAGGGGAAGCCCTTCCCTTGGGCCAGCGCCTGCAGCTGGACCAGCTGGGCTGGCATCCTCTCGGGCTCCGGCCCGCCGCACCCGCAGCTCCCCAGCCGGCCCAGGCTACAGGCCGTGGCCACGGCGTGCATGACCCCTGCGGccagcagagagaaagagaaggcgcTCTCCCGGAAACCTGcgtggggggcaagggggcggATAGACGGTGAGGGAATTGGGCAGAGAGGGGGACCACAGCGAGGGGGGTCCCGGGCCGCCCACCCGCCCAGGCTGCCCTCTGGGTCATGGTGAGGGCAAGGCCGGACTCGCCTCCGGTTGGGGGACTGGGCTGCGGTTCCCCTCTTTTTTCGCCCCCTTGAAGGGGTGAAGTTGTTGCCACTTGTCCCGGGAATTCCCCCGGCGACGCAGCTGTCTTttaaccctctcctccccgccgTTCAACCCGggattctccccccccccatccctccctcccgccctcctccccgaGTCCGGGGAGGGGCTCCCGGCTCTTTGTTCCCCGGCAAtttttggagaggggaggaggggagggggacgggttTAACCCTTTCACTGCCGGGGTGGCGCCTCGCCCCTCCCCTGCTGCGGGGGGCGCGGCCCGGGCTTGTCCCAGACGGGGGCAGAGGgggtgtggagggaaggggaggggggctagATGGCGTTTGAAGCTGTCAGGGCCGGGGGCGGCTCCCTCCCCGCGCACAGGTGCAGGTTTgggcccggcccagcccggccAGCTGCCTCGCCGGGAGCGcgcaggtggatggggagggtcGCGGCGCGACGCTGGGGCTCAGACGAGGCGGAATTCCCGGGGGaattcccacgcggggctcccccgctccccttcccccttcccttcccttcccgcctCCAATCGCGGGCATCCTGAGGGGCCTAGAGGCCGAGGGGCGATCCCGGCGTCCGTAGGCACCCCAaaagcttcggagtcagaggtcatgggttcgaatcccgactccaccacatgtctgctgtgtgaccttgggctagtcacttaacctctctgagcctcagttacctcatctgtaaaatgggaattaagactgtgagccccacgtggaacaatttaatcactttgtatccccctcagcgcttagaacagtgctctgcacatagtaagcgcttaacaaatgccattattatcattattattattattattaaaaggagtgGGGGGTGGGCGGGACTCCGAGGGAAGGACCGAGGGGCTTGGGCGGAGGTAACGGACCCAAAAATCCTCATCCGCGaggagtaaggcggggggggggatcaatcaatcaatcaatcaatcgtatttattgagcgcttactgtgt
This window encodes:
- the WNT10B gene encoding protein Wnt-10b, with product MTGKSPPHLRPRPRPLGLAGLLFLSFSSRTLANEILGLKLPGEPSLSPNAVCLTLPGLSKRQLGLCLRSPDGTAAALLGLRLAVHECQHQLRDQRWNCSTLEAGGNRLPHHSAILKRGFRESAFSFSLLAAGVMHAVATACSLGRLGSCGCGGPEPERMPAQLVQLQALAQGKGFPSALPGPGPGPQDTWEWGGCSHDLDFGEKFSQDFLDSRETPRDIQARMRIHNNRVGRQVVTENLKQKCKCHGPSGSCQFKTCWRAAPEFRAVGAALRDRLSRAVFIDAHNRNSGAFRPRLRPRQLAGELVYFEKSPDFCEREPALGSPGTGGRACNKTSGLMDGCGSLCCGRGHNVLRQTRSERCRCRFHWCCYVLCEECRVTEWVNVCK